Sequence from the Phragmites australis chromosome 6, lpPhrAust1.1, whole genome shotgun sequence genome:
TTCTGTTTCCTTCGATCTGCCTTCTCGAAGCTTTTACTTGTATAGCTTCGCTTCAGGCGCAAGCATGTCTGCATATCCAATCGACTGGCTGCAGCATCCGACTGAAGCCTGCTCGGTTCGTCCGTCCGGTCCGGTCTCCGCAGGATGAGGCTGCGGGCGATCACGCCTACGGGCGGGCTGGGATCGATGTCCGCGACGTGCCAGGCGCGCGCATGTGTGAGGTGGCGACGCGCGCACGTAGCGGTTGCGTTCCTGGGCTCGCGACGGATTAGAGTCTCAGGTGACGAATCGTGCGCGAAGGATGAATCGCGGACGCGCAAATGAGCAGGCGAATTGTCGCTGTGACGACACCTTCCTGCCCCTCTTACACGCACGCGTACGTGGCCGGGTTACACACACGGGCATAGGTAACTTTTGCACGTAAGCGTCGACAGAAAACGACCTGAATATTGCCATTACTGTGTGGATGGTAGCATTACATCCGGATTTGTGAACAAGAGGGATAGAGTGAAatagagaggggagagggagttTGACATATGTTACATGTAACGATCTATCTCCCTCTGATGGAGTGATATCAATGTGTCGTCTGTTAGATAAGCGACACGATGACATCTTATCAACCTCACCAACGGGTAGTCATACTAGCTTGCTACATTAAAATGTCATTCGTTCAACAGAtaacatcttgttcttgtccatTGAATAGACGTTGGTCGTCTATCTTATAAATTATTTCAAACTCATatgtaattttgcatatgtcCCAAGAGTCCTGCTTGTCATCAGACACGACGACCACGCGGGTGGGTCGCTCGTCGCCAAGAGCCCGCGGCCCACCGCCGTGCGCACGGCGCCCTGTGGCTCGTCTGTGTTAGTGCAAGACTGCGCGTATTGAGGTGAGCGGAGAAGGCCGTGCGGAGGCTCCAAACGGGCCCAATAGGAGTTCTATGTTGACTGGGCCAAAATGTCCCACGATTGTCGACATGCTGCTGCTCCGCCGCCGAATCCGGATTCTCTGCCCCGAAACGCGAAACAGGCTGCGCCCGCTGTATTGCATCCATGGAGTGGACACACCGGAGTAGTGGCACTATTATACGCAAGTAAACGGCCGGCCAGAGTGTCACTCAAAGTCGACGGCAACGAAATACGGCTCACCGGCGCCGTATAATAGACTGTCTCGATGAACATTCCACGCGTATGTTCAGCCTACGTACGCATAGGTAGTAGCAGAGCTAAGTAAAAAGGCAGCGCCTGCACTTCTGTTCTAGCTCGTCTATGGCCGATCACCCTCCGATGCCCGACAAACCGAGCGTATGAcactctcctctcttctctacCTACAAAACTGCTTCTGCTTGCTTGTCGTGGTTGTTTCATCGCCGAATCGCCTAAAGAAATAATTCATGCTGCAACAATGCTTCGATCGATTTGGCAGGTCAAGGTGGAGACGACGCCGGGCGACTGGCGGTTCCCGTCGGCGAACCAAACCAAGCGCTGCTTCACATGCTACATCGAGTACAACAGGTCTGCTCGGAAGTTTATGGCTCTATAGCGTGTAGTGCTATCGTGATTCGATTAGCATCCTGTCTTGAGCTGACAGGTGTACATGGACTGACGCAGGTGCATCGCGGCCAAGGGTGAAGGCTCCGAGGAGTGCACCAAGTTCGCCAAATGCTACAGGTCACTTTGCCCCGGTGAATGGGTGAGGCTTACATGTTACAACAGCCAGCTGCCATTTGGTTCGCCTTCATATATGGATGCATTTCTGGTACTAGTATTGACACAAATAGTACTAATATTTGTTTGTGCTTGCTCTGGGATCATTGCAGATCGAGAAATGGAAGGAGCAGAGGGCAAACGGCACTTTTTCTGGTCCTCTCTGATCTTGTCATGATCCCCTCTGAATTTCGATCAAATACGCATGCAGGCAGCAGCTCTCTCTATGTAGCCTACAGCAAACAGTAATAGCCGCAAGCTTTTCACATTCGCTTCGTAAAGGCGCAGTTTGTACGAATCAAACTGTATCTGTTGCATGCTGATCATAAGTGTTGCTAGAAATGCATGTTTCTGCACTTCTCTGTCACTGTATATGTATGTACTGTCATGAACGCGCATAACTTGCTAGTCACTAGTCCATCTACCGTGCACCCAGATGACctagaaatatttttagaaattacaTGGCTTATAGAACTTCGTAAAATGTCTACAATTTAGAATTTTAAAGTGACTAATATATGTATATTGACCACATTTCTTATTGTATTTCTCTACTGAGTTAGAGTCTTGCgcgaagttttttttttcttattttcctcCTCCAGTTCACGATTAATATGCGAGTAGTTATCTATGGAGTAGTTATCTATGGTATAATATTATCCTTTTCTTTAGTTTGTCTCCGAAATCCAAACTTCACGAATAATTGAGAGAGATCGCTAAATTAATATTTAGGTGAAAAGCATATGGAACATTGCAAGACAACAACGCTTTGTGTTAATTTTGTTATAAAAGCAAAGGTGAGTAATTTAGAAGCAGGTATTGAGAgtattttggattttatttttttaatagtagATATGGGTACCTTAGAAGCATGTATTAAGGGTAttttgagttaatttttttataatagcaAATATGGATAATTTAAAAACATATTATATCTAAGTAACTATCGTTACCAatgatgattttcttttttataagaatatctagaatttttttctaaCACGTTTCATTTTAAAACTAGATTTAATA
This genomic interval carries:
- the LOC133920336 gene encoding cytochrome c oxidase subunit 6b-2-like; the protein is MADHPPMPDKPSVKVETTPGDWRFPSANQTKRCFTCYIEYNRCIAAKGEGSEECTKFAKCYRSLCPGEWIEKWKEQRANGTFSGPL